In one candidate division KSB1 bacterium genomic region, the following are encoded:
- a CDS encoding molybdopterin-dependent oxidoreductase, with protein MSKVLGTCGFCGCGCGVFFEVENGRVIGVAPQKAHPVSAGTLCFKGWNGFKALRHPERLRRPLLRHNGHWREASWTEALQWVGQRFREVLGKYGPQAVGVIGSTKITNEEAYLLGRLARAGLGTNNVDTAVRLTHGPTLAVLSHAWGRLGPTARITSVQESDTIVVLGENPKDQAARLGSYLLRAAKDGVPFVVVDPRKTDLASFATVHLAVRPGTDALLLSGILREIVTRGLQRAEPDNLADLSRLAEPYTLERVTAECGVAAEDVRRVADLLGKARRPLVLYGPGVTGQVNGTAAVALILDLLLLLDAFRQDWVGFLPVYHSANERGVCDFGLLPDRLPGLQSLADEQIVSRLSREWGRDVPSWPGKSFGEMLRAAASGELKALYVVGENVVRLWPNPNGVRKALENLELLVVQDLFLTETAQLAHAVLPAAGYYEKEGTVTSLEGRVQVVRRVVDPPGEARPDVQIFLDLLDALGQKVELRNAAEVFSRAAQLVPGYSGLTWERVSAPGGALVDAEDLWKGARPSLLIPDLKPPAERPDADFPLLGFLGSPPFHWRTGTMVERAHTLAREYPEPEVWANPEDAQALGLRSGMPVRLVTRYGAIQRTLRVAKEIPKGALFLPVHYRNGLTVEIVPDVLEAASKTPAMRSFAAKLERLG; from the coding sequence GTGAGCAAGGTATTGGGGACCTGCGGTTTCTGTGGGTGCGGCTGTGGCGTCTTTTTCGAGGTCGAGAACGGGAGGGTGATAGGGGTTGCCCCTCAAAAGGCCCACCCGGTGAGCGCGGGGACGCTGTGCTTCAAAGGATGGAATGGGTTTAAGGCGCTTCGCCATCCGGAACGTCTCAGACGCCCGCTTTTGCGCCACAACGGCCACTGGCGCGAGGCGAGTTGGACAGAAGCTCTCCAGTGGGTTGGCCAAAGGTTTCGAGAGGTACTTGGGAAGTACGGCCCCCAGGCCGTCGGGGTGATCGGATCCACGAAGATTACGAATGAGGAGGCGTATCTGCTGGGCCGTCTGGCCCGAGCGGGCTTGGGCACAAACAACGTCGATACGGCAGTCAGGCTAACCCATGGACCCACCCTGGCGGTCCTGTCGCACGCGTGGGGTCGTCTCGGACCCACGGCGCGGATCACGTCCGTTCAGGAGAGTGATACTATCGTTGTGCTGGGGGAGAATCCGAAGGATCAGGCGGCACGGCTCGGTTCCTATCTTCTGCGGGCGGCCAAAGACGGGGTCCCCTTCGTAGTCGTAGACCCCCGAAAGACGGACCTGGCCAGCTTTGCGACGGTGCACCTGGCCGTGCGCCCAGGTACCGACGCCTTGCTCCTGTCGGGGATTCTGCGGGAAATCGTGACCCGGGGCTTGCAGAGAGCCGAGCCGGACAATCTCGCTGACCTATCGAGGCTTGCCGAGCCCTACACGTTGGAGCGCGTGACGGCCGAGTGTGGGGTAGCTGCGGAGGACGTGCGCCGAGTGGCAGACCTTCTGGGTAAGGCAAGGCGTCCCCTCGTCCTCTATGGGCCAGGGGTTACAGGTCAGGTGAACGGGACAGCTGCCGTCGCACTAATCTTGGATCTCCTCCTGCTTCTCGATGCCTTTCGCCAGGACTGGGTAGGATTTCTTCCCGTTTACCATTCCGCGAACGAGAGGGGGGTCTGCGATTTTGGACTTCTGCCCGACCGTCTGCCCGGCCTGCAATCCCTGGCAGATGAGCAGATTGTGTCCCGGCTATCGCGGGAGTGGGGAAGGGATGTCCCCTCCTGGCCAGGCAAAAGCTTTGGCGAAATGCTTCGCGCCGCAGCCTCCGGCGAGCTCAAAGCCCTGTACGTGGTCGGAGAAAACGTCGTAAGGCTCTGGCCCAACCCCAATGGGGTACGAAAGGCGCTTGAGAATCTCGAGCTTCTGGTCGTCCAGGACCTCTTCTTGACGGAAACAGCGCAGCTTGCCCACGCCGTCCTGCCGGCCGCAGGTTACTACGAGAAAGAAGGGACGGTGACCAGCCTGGAGGGCAGGGTCCAGGTTGTGCGGCGCGTAGTAGACCCACCGGGTGAAGCGCGGCCCGACGTTCAGATCTTCCTGGATCTGTTGGATGCGCTGGGGCAGAAGGTGGAGTTGAGGAACGCGGCTGAAGTTTTCTCTCGAGCCGCCCAGTTGGTTCCGGGCTACTCGGGCCTGACGTGGGAGCGGGTAAGCGCGCCCGGAGGGGCCCTGGTGGACGCCGAGGACCTGTGGAAAGGGGCCCGGCCTTCGCTCCTGATACCGGACCTTAAACCCCCTGCGGAAAGACCGGATGCCGACTTCCCCTTGCTGGGCTTCCTGGGTTCGCCGCCGTTCCACTGGCGGACCGGCACCATGGTGGAGCGGGCCCACACCCTGGCCAGGGAATACCCGGAGCCCGAGGTCTGGGCGAATCCAGAGGATGCCCAAGCGCTGGGCCTTCGGAGCGGGATGCCGGTGCGTCTGGTTACGCGCTACGGTGCGATCCAGAGAACCCTCCGCGTGGCGAAGGAGATCCCGAAAGGAGCGCTCTTCCTGCCGGTGCACTATCGCAATGGGTTGACCGTGGAAATCGTGCCGGATGTACTGGAAGCTGCTTCGAAGACGCCGGCGATGAGATCGTTCGCGGCGAAGCTGGAGAGGCTGGGATGA
- a CDS encoding 4Fe-4S dicluster domain-containing protein: MKVGDVLTAEKSSVLKALDALRRDWRIIGPTRGVDGEVVFAEIASSQDLFFDYVNELDPIKRFFAPQTEPLFRFRLEGVPELQPPEPPPKQILFGVRSCDVKALEHWDKFYGGRFVDELYFARRERTVVVSLACNKPLPTCFCICTDTGPYLKSGFDVQLTDLGDRYLVEVGTEKGLAVLAQGGLEATEATEADLKQRAERMRQCDAQFVTTAYMAKGIIQLTQGRVKPELWEEMGRECFSCGACTHLCPMCTCFDVQDFMEDTTCGVRERCWDSCQYSGYTRETSGHNPRAATSRRVERRFFHKLSFQYMQQDGHHGCVGCGRCIISCQAMGLLDLPAVLKRLRREGQPVEPARTLPQD; encoded by the coding sequence ATGAAAGTCGGCGACGTCCTTACGGCGGAGAAAAGCTCGGTGCTGAAGGCGCTGGACGCGCTACGCAGGGACTGGCGTATCATAGGTCCGACAAGAGGCGTGGACGGCGAGGTTGTCTTCGCGGAGATCGCCTCCTCGCAGGATCTGTTTTTCGACTACGTCAACGAACTGGACCCCATCAAGAGGTTTTTCGCTCCCCAGACCGAGCCCTTATTCCGCTTCCGGTTGGAAGGCGTTCCCGAACTCCAGCCTCCGGAACCTCCGCCCAAACAGATTCTTTTCGGTGTTCGTTCCTGCGACGTGAAAGCCCTGGAACACTGGGACAAGTTCTACGGCGGCAGGTTTGTCGATGAGCTCTACTTTGCCCGACGCGAGAGAACGGTCGTGGTGAGTTTAGCCTGCAACAAACCGTTACCGACCTGTTTTTGCATCTGCACAGACACCGGACCTTACTTAAAGAGCGGCTTCGACGTCCAGTTGACGGATCTCGGCGACAGGTACTTGGTCGAGGTCGGGACTGAAAAGGGGCTGGCTGTCCTTGCGCAGGGTGGGCTCGAGGCTACGGAAGCCACCGAAGCCGATCTGAAGCAGCGGGCAGAACGGATGCGTCAATGCGACGCACAGTTTGTGACCACCGCGTATATGGCCAAAGGTATTATTCAGCTCACCCAGGGCCGGGTGAAACCCGAGCTGTGGGAGGAGATGGGGCGAGAGTGCTTCAGCTGCGGCGCCTGCACCCACCTCTGCCCGATGTGTACCTGTTTCGATGTCCAGGACTTCATGGAAGATACCACCTGCGGCGTGCGGGAACGGTGCTGGGATTCCTGCCAGTACTCCGGCTATACGCGGGAGACGTCCGGTCACAATCCGCGCGCTGCAACCTCGAGGCGCGTGGAGAGGAGGTTTTTCCACAAGCTGAGTTTCCAGTACATGCAACAGGACGGGCACCACGGATGTGTGGGGTGTGGCCGCTGCATCATCTCCTGCCAGGCAATGGGTTTGCTGGATTTGCCCGCTGTGCTGAAGCGACTGCGTCGGGAGGGTCAGCCGGTCGAACCGGCGCGGACGTTACCCCAGGATTAG
- a CDS encoding FAD/NAD(P)-binding protein, with amino-acid sequence MSKDRGNGHLYMPRLARVIRIADETYDTKTFTLRFVDEESQQQFSFRSGQFVEVSVFGAGEAPFGLASNPNRKEDFDITVRAVGRVTRALHERKVGDVIGVRGPLGNYFPFEEVFGYDILIVGGGIGLPPLRSLIEPMLDARDKFGRIIILYGARTPQDRVYKHLLSEWEKRTDIEFLQTVDVGDSTWTGHVGVVTTLFDKITVDPARTVAFTCGPPIMIKFVIQDLLAMGFDPDHIISTLERYMKCGVGKCGHCAINHKYVCTDGPVFSFRQMQAFREPL; translated from the coding sequence GTGAGCAAGGATCGCGGCAACGGGCACCTATACATGCCTCGGCTGGCCAGGGTCATCCGCATCGCGGACGAAACGTACGATACCAAGACCTTCACCCTCCGCTTCGTTGACGAGGAGTCCCAACAGCAGTTCTCCTTCCGCTCCGGGCAGTTTGTCGAGGTAAGTGTGTTCGGGGCGGGGGAAGCCCCCTTCGGTCTGGCTTCTAATCCCAACCGGAAGGAAGACTTCGATATCACCGTGCGGGCTGTTGGGCGGGTGACGCGAGCGCTGCACGAGCGAAAGGTTGGGGATGTCATTGGGGTCCGTGGACCCCTGGGCAACTACTTCCCGTTCGAGGAGGTCTTCGGCTACGATATCCTGATCGTGGGGGGCGGCATCGGTCTTCCGCCGCTGAGATCGCTGATCGAGCCGATGCTCGACGCCAGGGACAAATTTGGCCGGATCATCATCCTCTACGGAGCCCGTACCCCGCAGGACCGGGTGTACAAGCACCTCCTCTCCGAGTGGGAGAAGAGGACTGACATCGAGTTCCTTCAGACCGTTGACGTAGGGGACAGCACCTGGACTGGGCACGTCGGCGTCGTCACCACGCTTTTTGATAAGATTACCGTCGACCCGGCCAGGACGGTGGCTTTTACGTGCGGTCCCCCGATCATGATCAAGTTTGTGATCCAGGACTTGCTGGCCATGGGCTTTGACCCCGACCACATCATCTCCACCCTTGAGCGCTACATGAAGTGCGGCGTCGGTAAGTGTGGTCATTGCGCGATCAACCATAAGTACGTGTGCACCGACGGGCCGGTCTTCAGCTTTCGGCAGATGCAGGCCTTCCGGGAACCATTGTAG
- a CDS encoding hydrogenase maturation protease, translating to MSSLMDSLREWAGGKSVVVVGVGNELRGDDGAGVAVVRELQRKGLRAVAAGETPELYTDVIKGLACPKVLFVDAVDLGKNPGDVALLRADELADNRWDAHRPSLSLVMRYLEQEGAGECLLLGIQPAQITFGQSMSAAVRTAVEQISALLWELLAK from the coding sequence ATGAGCTCCCTTATGGACTCATTGCGGGAATGGGCTGGTGGCAAGTCCGTGGTGGTCGTCGGTGTCGGCAACGAGTTACGAGGAGACGACGGGGCAGGGGTAGCTGTGGTGCGCGAACTGCAGCGCAAAGGCCTGCGGGCTGTGGCCGCAGGGGAGACGCCTGAGCTGTACACCGACGTGATCAAGGGTCTGGCTTGCCCCAAAGTGTTGTTCGTGGACGCCGTGGACCTTGGGAAAAACCCCGGCGACGTGGCGTTGCTCAGAGCAGATGAGTTAGCGGACAACCGTTGGGATGCTCACCGACCCTCCCTTTCCTTGGTGATGCGCTATTTGGAGCAGGAGGGGGCAGGCGAATGTCTCCTCCTCGGAATTCAGCCCGCGCAGATTACCTTCGGGCAGTCGATGTCCGCAGCCGTCCGCACAGCTGTGGAACAGATTTCCGCTTTGCTCTGGGAACTGCTGGCTAAATGA
- a CDS encoding hydrogenase 4 subunit D, translating to MDALILILFVVPVAGAIGAALVRDRKTGDGIAVLAAGLPLIATAYLAATGAPVARERLVFTFPWLQGLKVPGLFGYQLDPLGLLLLTVVELLGFLVVVYATRYLGRGNREHPTDEGKPRHHFWMLLFIASMTGVALSPNLLQLYLFWEMTTVCSWALISHYRNEPSLRAGFKAVLMTVFGGLFFSVALVILYVNTGSFDFAALDRISPELRSLVFLLLLVAAWAKSAQVPFYTWLPDAMEAPTTVSMYLHAAAMVKAGVFLIARVAIANYHLSFRSGLLVGIMAVVTMLVGVYLFFFQDDLKRLLAYSTITHLAYIFFGAALGIMGSQTGLLGGLLHIINHAMGKAVLFLCVGAISYTTGLRSIRELSGLSYRAPLVSIAFFVGMLTITGVPPFAGFWSKFFLLSGAINLGGTVGWFLLIPFFLEVVVAFAWFLRVGHSVFFGEVSPVAAQAKDPPRLMALALIVLSVMCLAAPVVGLPIINMIRF from the coding sequence ATGGATGCGTTGATCCTCATCCTGTTTGTGGTTCCTGTGGCTGGAGCAATCGGAGCGGCGCTTGTTCGCGATCGAAAGACGGGGGATGGAATTGCGGTCCTGGCGGCGGGCCTTCCCCTGATCGCGACCGCCTACCTGGCGGCCACGGGCGCTCCGGTTGCCCGTGAGCGGCTCGTGTTCACCTTCCCATGGCTCCAGGGGCTAAAAGTCCCTGGATTGTTCGGATACCAGCTCGATCCCCTCGGCCTTCTCTTGCTCACGGTGGTAGAGCTTCTCGGCTTCTTGGTCGTCGTCTACGCCACCCGATATCTCGGACGGGGAAACAGGGAGCATCCTACGGACGAGGGCAAGCCGCGCCATCACTTCTGGATGCTCCTGTTCATCGCCTCAATGACCGGAGTTGCCCTGTCACCCAATCTACTCCAGCTCTATCTATTCTGGGAGATGACCACCGTATGCTCGTGGGCTCTAATCTCCCACTACCGCAACGAGCCCTCACTGCGTGCCGGTTTCAAGGCCGTTCTGATGACCGTCTTTGGAGGCCTGTTCTTTTCGGTCGCCCTGGTCATTCTTTACGTGAACACAGGCTCCTTCGATTTTGCAGCGCTGGACCGGATATCGCCCGAGCTTCGCTCGCTGGTCTTCCTTCTTTTGTTGGTCGCCGCATGGGCCAAGTCCGCACAGGTCCCCTTCTACACGTGGCTCCCGGATGCAATGGAAGCTCCCACCACGGTGAGCATGTACCTGCACGCGGCTGCGATGGTCAAGGCTGGGGTCTTCCTTATCGCCCGAGTGGCTATCGCCAATTATCACCTCTCTTTCCGCTCTGGCCTCCTGGTGGGTATCATGGCCGTGGTGACCATGCTGGTCGGCGTCTATCTATTCTTCTTCCAGGATGACCTGAAGCGTCTTCTTGCCTACTCGACGATTACGCACCTCGCGTACATTTTCTTTGGGGCGGCGCTGGGCATTATGGGGTCACAGACGGGGCTCCTGGGAGGCCTGCTTCACATCATCAATCACGCGATGGGTAAAGCCGTTCTCTTCTTGTGCGTGGGGGCGATCAGTTACACAACCGGGCTGCGTTCGATCCGAGAGCTGAGCGGGCTCAGCTACCGCGCGCCCCTGGTGTCGATTGCCTTTTTCGTGGGAATGCTGACCATCACTGGCGTGCCACCGTTTGCAGGGTTCTGGAGCAAGTTCTTCCTGCTCAGTGGCGCGATCAATCTTGGTGGCACGGTCGGATGGTTTTTGCTGATCCCGTTTTTCCTGGAAGTGGTGGTGGCGTTTGCCTGGTTTCTGCGGGTTGGGCACAGCGTGTTTTTCGGAGAGGTATCGCCGGTGGCGGCCCAGGCTAAGGATCCACCCAGGCTTATGGCTTTGGCGCTGATCGTGCTGTCTGTTATGTGTTTGGCCGCCCCAGTGGTCGGCTTGCCCATCATCAATATGATCCGATTCTGA
- a CDS encoding proton-conducting transporter membrane subunit, producing MGALAHYGWALGILLVGVVVTFFVGLRTRRIGGLALGFAAPACALAFLAAVEVFVSGTVSSRPLFTVPGLGAVLIVRLDQLSALFLGIISVVCFLAILYSVRYMEIPWFAELSLAGYYPPLLLFTCATMAVVGMVDMFFFFLAWEFMTLSSYTLVIFDRKRKERLRAGFKYFLIMHIATGLMFLGALVIYSFGKSFTFDGLRVTLQAIVETHPATVHFALICFFLGFATKAGVLPFGDWLPDAYPAAPSPASSAFSGTMSKLGVYGLVRVFYEILPASSYSKTYGLVIALFGTLSIFVGTMTAMMQEDSKRLLSFHVIGQVGYMLLGVGVGVYFLPTNANLALVAISAGLFHLLNNAIYKSSLFLNAGSIFYKTETRNLNWIGGLAKLMPVSAATAVVASLSIAGIPPFNGFASKWLIYQSSVFGGMRMPLFMGFAIIAIFVSALTLASFVKFFGASFFGKLKAPKTDVERGDVPLSMQVPQLVLSGLCVFFGLAPLLPLRLIYSSLTAIRSQLGAAGFRELFSGKASSIGLSFGDGVIANWNPVWMGLALAGFALLAWGVMRAGRAPRRTVATWYCGEPHGDLETHYPAHGFYQPFKQFFRVRIGKYEWEGVYLTIKYPPIRLREDNWLTRLISLDRWLFYPVVRGFYQILEWFAGSHVGIPHVYLTWAILGVVAAIALVFSLH from the coding sequence ATGGGAGCATTGGCGCACTACGGTTGGGCCCTCGGTATCCTCCTCGTAGGGGTCGTGGTGACGTTTTTTGTCGGTCTGCGGACGCGCAGGATCGGTGGGCTCGCCCTCGGCTTTGCCGCCCCCGCATGTGCCCTTGCCTTTCTGGCGGCCGTGGAGGTTTTCGTGAGCGGGACCGTTTCGAGTCGTCCGCTCTTTACTGTGCCAGGCCTCGGCGCCGTGTTGATTGTGCGTTTGGATCAGCTGAGCGCTCTGTTCCTGGGTATCATCTCCGTAGTATGTTTTTTGGCCATCCTGTATTCCGTCCGCTACATGGAGATTCCCTGGTTCGCGGAGCTTTCCTTAGCCGGATATTACCCACCCCTCCTGCTTTTCACCTGCGCTACTATGGCCGTCGTCGGCATGGTCGACATGTTCTTCTTTTTCCTGGCGTGGGAGTTCATGACCCTCTCCTCTTACACGCTCGTGATCTTCGACCGCAAGCGGAAGGAGAGGCTGCGCGCTGGCTTTAAGTACTTCCTGATCATGCACATTGCCACCGGCCTCATGTTTCTGGGTGCGCTTGTAATCTATTCGTTTGGAAAGTCGTTTACCTTTGACGGACTGCGGGTTACCCTCCAGGCAATTGTAGAAACGCATCCCGCGACCGTTCACTTCGCTTTGATTTGCTTCTTCCTGGGCTTCGCCACTAAGGCGGGTGTTCTGCCCTTCGGCGACTGGCTCCCGGACGCGTATCCCGCCGCGCCAAGTCCCGCGTCCTCCGCCTTTTCCGGCACCATGTCCAAATTAGGTGTGTACGGCCTGGTGCGAGTCTTCTACGAGATCCTCCCCGCCAGTAGTTACTCCAAGACGTACGGGCTCGTCATCGCCCTATTCGGGACCCTCAGCATCTTCGTCGGCACCATGACCGCCATGATGCAGGAGGATTCCAAACGCCTCCTCAGCTTCCACGTGATCGGGCAGGTCGGGTATATGCTGCTGGGTGTGGGAGTGGGGGTCTATTTCCTGCCCACCAATGCGAACCTTGCCCTGGTGGCGATCTCTGCGGGTCTTTTCCATTTGCTGAACAATGCCATTTACAAGTCGAGTCTCTTCCTCAATGCCGGCTCGATCTTTTACAAGACGGAGACGCGAAATCTCAACTGGATCGGGGGGCTCGCGAAGCTCATGCCGGTGAGCGCGGCTACGGCGGTGGTCGCTTCGCTGAGCATCGCAGGGATCCCCCCGTTCAATGGATTCGCAAGCAAGTGGCTGATCTACCAAAGTTCCGTATTCGGCGGCATGCGCATGCCCCTATTCATGGGCTTCGCCATCATCGCGATCTTCGTGTCCGCTTTGACGCTGGCCTCTTTTGTGAAGTTTTTCGGCGCCAGCTTCTTCGGTAAATTGAAGGCCCCCAAGACGGACGTCGAGAGGGGGGATGTGCCTCTCTCGATGCAGGTACCCCAGCTGGTGCTGTCCGGGCTGTGTGTTTTCTTCGGCCTGGCGCCTCTTTTGCCCTTGAGGCTTATCTACTCGAGCCTTACAGCAATTCGCTCCCAGCTTGGGGCCGCCGGGTTCAGGGAGCTGTTTTCGGGGAAGGCTTCGTCGATCGGCCTGTCATTCGGGGACGGAGTCATCGCCAACTGGAATCCCGTTTGGATGGGTTTGGCCCTGGCGGGATTCGCTTTGCTCGCGTGGGGGGTCATGCGCGCGGGTCGTGCCCCGCGACGAACGGTGGCGACTTGGTACTGCGGTGAACCGCACGGCGATCTGGAAACGCACTACCCGGCACACGGTTTCTACCAGCCTTTCAAACAGTTCTTCCGCGTGAGGATCGGGAAATACGAATGGGAGGGTGTCTACCTGACGATCAAGTACCCACCGATCCGACTGCGAGAGGACAACTGGCTTACGCGTCTTATCAGCCTGGATCGTTGGCTATTCTATCCCGTAGTCAGGGGCTTTTACCAGATTCTGGAGTGGTTCGCCGGCTCCCATGTAGGGATTCCGCACGTGTACCTGACCTGGGCCATCCTGGGGGTGGTGGCGGCGATCGCACTGGTTTTCAGTCTCCACTGA
- a CDS encoding NADH-quinone oxidoreductase subunit C has translation MTTAEVIQKLRERFGGKIAEAATPVPDMVMITVSRDDAVEVADFLFNDWRARFIIAAGTDYREVSGEYLVDYNFSLAADHIFLTMRVRIGAADPWIYAITPRVPAANWAEREIQDILGIRLVGHPDPRRLVLSDDWPEGLHPLRRDVPYDIWPEHNEVRKPPMANPPEGASVVPIGPFFPVLEEPAYFRVFVEGEKVVGCDYRGFYNHRGIEKLADSQLNYNQVPFLAERICGI, from the coding sequence ATGACAACCGCAGAGGTAATCCAAAAGCTCAGGGAAAGATTCGGAGGGAAAATCGCAGAGGCCGCGACACCCGTCCCGGACATGGTGATGATCACCGTGTCCCGCGACGACGCGGTCGAAGTGGCCGATTTTCTTTTCAACGATTGGAGGGCTCGCTTCATCATCGCCGCCGGGACCGACTACCGGGAGGTAAGCGGGGAGTACCTCGTGGACTACAATTTCTCCCTCGCGGCGGACCACATTTTCCTGACCATGCGCGTGCGGATCGGTGCTGCCGATCCCTGGATCTACGCGATAACCCCGAGGGTGCCGGCGGCCAACTGGGCGGAGCGCGAAATCCAGGACATCCTCGGAATCCGGCTGGTCGGCCACCCCGATCCACGCCGTCTTGTCCTATCGGATGATTGGCCCGAAGGCTTACACCCGCTCCGCCGCGACGTCCCTTACGACATCTGGCCTGAGCACAATGAGGTGCGTAAGCCCCCCATGGCCAATCCGCCGGAGGGGGCCAGTGTCGTGCCCATCGGGCCTTTCTTCCCCGTGCTCGAAGAACCTGCCTATTTCCGCGTGTTCGTGGAAGGGGAGAAGGTCGTAGGCTGTGACTACCGCGGGTTTTACAATCACCGCGGCATTGAGAAGCTCGCCGATAGCCAGCTGAACTACAACCAGGTCCCCTTCCTTGCCGAGCGCATCTGCGGCATATGA
- a CDS encoding NADH-quinone oxidoreductase subunit H codes for MNQNVILGVVNVVLVFLLSPLLEGTLRKLKAFVHSRVGPPVYQPYLDLLKLLGKEEVECEGTVLFRWSPVVALAAVLSVALLTPVGLVPPLDAAGEVIVFVYLITLSGVAVMASGIGSGSPYGIVGSAREMMLILTVEPVLAIALITVAVKAGSMKFSDILAYQTSHPYSLSMVLVTFSLFMAVLAQLAKLPFDIVEAETEIMEGPFIEQSGPRLALFKWSFYAKELIFASLLATIFFPWPRISEPVLTVVVHLLKIVLLLLIVGVIDAVNPRLRIDQAIRFYGALIFVAFAGLAFAIVGS; via the coding sequence ATGAACCAGAACGTCATCCTGGGTGTCGTGAATGTCGTTCTTGTGTTCCTGCTCTCGCCTCTGCTGGAAGGGACGCTGCGCAAGCTCAAAGCATTCGTGCACTCGCGCGTCGGTCCACCCGTCTACCAGCCGTATCTGGATCTGCTGAAGCTTCTCGGCAAGGAGGAGGTGGAGTGCGAGGGCACGGTCCTCTTCCGCTGGTCGCCAGTTGTGGCTCTGGCGGCGGTGTTGTCTGTAGCGCTCCTGACGCCAGTCGGTCTGGTACCTCCCCTGGACGCGGCGGGCGAGGTGATCGTGTTCGTCTACCTTATCACACTGAGCGGCGTGGCGGTAATGGCCAGCGGAATTGGCTCGGGTAGCCCGTATGGGATCGTCGGCTCTGCCCGGGAGATGATGCTGATCCTGACGGTGGAGCCGGTGTTGGCCATTGCGCTCATTACGGTCGCCGTGAAGGCAGGCTCAATGAAGTTCTCGGATATCCTCGCCTATCAGACGAGCCATCCGTATTCGCTTTCCATGGTGCTGGTCACGTTTTCGCTCTTCATGGCCGTATTGGCTCAACTGGCCAAGCTCCCGTTCGACATTGTGGAGGCGGAGACGGAGATCATGGAGGGGCCGTTCATCGAGCAGAGCGGACCCCGCCTGGCGTTGTTCAAATGGAGCTTCTACGCCAAGGAGCTGATCTTCGCCTCTCTTCTGGCAACGATCTTTTTCCCATGGCCGCGGATCAGCGAGCCGGTTCTTACGGTAGTGGTTCATCTGCTCAAGATTGTCCTGCTGCTGCTCATCGTGGGGGTCATTGACGCGGTGAATCCCCGACTGCGCATCGACCAGGCAATACGTTTCTACGGCGCGCTGATCTTTGTGGCCTTTGCCGGCTTGGCGTTCGCCATTGTCGGATCGTAA
- a CDS encoding 4Fe-4S dicluster domain-containing protein, translated as MFKGKIKEARICFAHPRVTLKYPFEPLEPPDGFRGRIQVDVEKCIGCGGCGNVCPSRLIRFYDEGDRTRMEFILDRCTYCGRCADVCPEKAVTMTKEFETATDNLEDLYIVQELYMGTCNRCGRCFETENWIDKIPTRRHREGALFVGPAMPHAKPVGEVGG; from the coding sequence ATGTTCAAGGGGAAGATCAAGGAAGCACGGATTTGTTTCGCCCATCCTCGGGTAACGTTGAAATACCCGTTCGAGCCGCTGGAGCCTCCGGACGGGTTCCGGGGCCGAATCCAGGTGGACGTCGAGAAGTGTATCGGCTGCGGGGGATGCGGTAACGTTTGTCCCTCCCGGCTCATTCGGTTCTACGACGAGGGCGATCGCACGCGGATGGAATTCATCTTGGACCGCTGCACGTACTGCGGCCGCTGCGCCGACGTCTGTCCCGAAAAAGCCGTCACGATGACCAAGGAATTCGAGACGGCCACGGACAATCTGGAGGACTTGTACATCGTGCAGGAGCTGTACATGGGCACCTGCAATCGCTGTGGTCGGTGTTTCGAGACCGAGAACTGGATCGACAAGATTCCGACGCGCCGCCACCGGGAGGGTGCTCTGTTTGTTGGGCCGGCCATGCCGCACGCGAAGCCGGTCGGGGAGGTAGGAGGATGA
- a CDS encoding NADH-quinone oxidoreductase subunit K produces the protein MTEQTLVVLTLAFLIVSIFTVELRNLRVTVFFYWMHSVLLFLTIGAYAYVMKNPSLYFWCATVFLFKMVIIPTLMATFLKRVPVYEFRPVLGFAVSLVIISAVEIVFFNLFRHYAYLLAPAGHYQQEPTRSLLAGAFTVFTLGLYALLTRRDALKTVIGLALMENGVHLVLLALASQLPETTMIGILTDVVVVVGLLLYISTTIYEVFGFTDTARLSELRR, from the coding sequence ATGACGGAACAAACCCTCGTGGTCCTGACGCTGGCCTTCTTGATCGTGAGCATTTTTACGGTGGAGCTTCGCAACCTTCGCGTCACGGTCTTCTTCTACTGGATGCATTCCGTGCTCCTGTTCCTGACAATTGGCGCCTACGCGTACGTAATGAAGAACCCATCCCTCTACTTTTGGTGCGCTACAGTCTTCCTTTTCAAGATGGTGATCATCCCAACGCTGATGGCGACCTTTCTCAAGCGCGTCCCGGTCTATGAGTTTAGGCCGGTTTTGGGGTTTGCTGTCTCGCTGGTCATCATCTCGGCTGTGGAGATCGTGTTCTTCAACCTGTTCCGGCATTACGCCTACCTGCTGGCGCCCGCTGGCCATTATCAGCAGGAGCCGACTCGCTCCCTGCTGGCGGGTGCGTTTACCGTGTTTACCCTGGGACTTTACGCCCTCCTGACGCGCAGAGACGCCCTAAAGACGGTAATCGGTCTGGCTCTGATGGAGAACGGGGTTCACCTGGTGCTCCTGGCCCTCGCTTCTCAGCTACCGGAAACGACAATGATTGGCATCCTGACAGACGTGGTCGTGGTGGTGGGACTGCTTCTCTACATTAGCACCACCATCTACGAGGTATTTGGGTTCACCGATACCGCACGGTTGTCGGAACTGAGGCGCTGA